The following coding sequences are from one Cardiobacteriaceae bacterium TAE3-ERU3 window:
- a CDS encoding PilN domain-containing protein, which translates to MIIRFNLQPWREVARQKQKKNFIAVTVGVFLLTAAFIGLNYYVEQNYIDEQEQTKDYLKNQIAQLQSAKKQVDSIKLLIDEINKQIQAIELLQSQRGTALKIMDYLAKNTPSEVFLNHISFDGAELEIEGVAENDAGVADFMRILQSNELLNTVTLRGGGIQTAKSTARYEVNPNSETKSFNVAASLKAYGGDVDEAR; encoded by the coding sequence ATGATTATTAGATTTAACCTCCAGCCTTGGCGTGAAGTTGCACGTCAAAAGCAAAAAAAGAATTTTATAGCTGTTACGGTGGGTGTCTTTTTGTTGACTGCAGCTTTTATTGGTCTTAACTATTATGTTGAACAAAATTATATAGATGAGCAAGAGCAAACTAAAGATTATTTGAAAAATCAGATTGCACAGCTTCAGTCAGCAAAAAAACAAGTTGATAGTATTAAGCTTTTAATTGATGAAATAAACAAACAAATCCAAGCAATCGAACTATTACAATCTCAGCGTGGCACTGCATTGAAAATAATGGATTATCTGGCAAAAAATACTCCGTCAGAAGTTTTTCTTAATCATATTTCTTTTGATGGTGCAGAGCTTGAAATTGAAGGGGTTGCCGAAAATGATGCTGGTGTAGCTGATTTTATGCGGATATTGCAATCAAATGAGCTATTGAATACAGTAACTCTTCGTGGTGGTGGTATTCAAACTGCGAAGTCTACAGCGCGTTATGAGGTTAATCCTAATTCAGAGACAAAATCCTTTAATGTCGCTGCAAGTCTTAAAGCTTATGGGGGAGATGTTGATG
- a CDS encoding pilus assembly protein PilM, translating into MLGSSNTMLAVDIGQFSVKSVQGKFKSNIKFTGKNGNYVLRQKSQIQNEEQENDVHHSLVPLSSKKSDIFTAVALSDVITREIEIGREISAFERESAIEVELSELLPFSLDQVYFDFKEIESDGEETSGIRYLVATSRRDIVDPLTDSIFSFEKFDRKRNQINVDVDAYALGRLINSIYSEEVQDGTVLLIDIAHERSRYYFYSSKGLIFNREQQIGGKYATESIAEIYDLNFEDAQLLKHRDEHDSEFIELVVKPFAAAFAEQLNLVIDFFEASGKADKDITKVVLIGGGACLNSFIDELQSLISLVVEMIDLSIVWSGGNPENQDWKTLSANYALAISLLTDGDQ; encoded by the coding sequence ATGCTCGGGTCATCAAATACAATGCTCGCTGTTGATATTGGTCAGTTCAGTGTTAAGAGCGTGCAAGGTAAATTTAAGAGTAATATTAAGTTTACTGGGAAAAATGGAAATTATGTATTGAGGCAAAAATCTCAAATTCAAAACGAGGAACAAGAGAATGATGTACATCATTCTCTTGTTCCTCTTTCTTCGAAAAAGTCAGATATTTTTACAGCTGTTGCTTTGTCTGATGTAATTACGAGAGAAATAGAAATTGGAAGAGAAATTTCGGCCTTTGAAAGGGAGAGCGCAATTGAGGTTGAATTGAGCGAATTGTTGCCTTTTTCTCTTGATCAGGTTTATTTTGATTTTAAAGAGATAGAATCGGATGGGGAGGAAACTTCTGGAATTCGTTATTTAGTAGCAACTTCTCGACGTGATATTGTTGACCCACTTACAGACTCAATTTTTTCTTTTGAAAAATTTGATAGAAAGAGAAATCAAATCAACGTTGATGTGGATGCTTATGCATTGGGTCGACTGATTAATTCAATTTATAGTGAAGAAGTTCAGGATGGAACAGTCCTTTTGATTGATATTGCTCATGAGCGTAGTCGATATTACTTCTATAGTAGTAAGGGGCTGATTTTTAATAGAGAGCAACAAATAGGTGGCAAATACGCGACTGAAAGTATTGCCGAGATATATGATTTAAATTTTGAAGATGCTCAGCTTCTGAAACATCGCGATGAGCATGATAGTGAATTTATAGAGCTCGTTGTCAAACCTTTTGCTGCAGCTTTTGCCGAGCAACTTAATTTGGTTATTGATTTCTTTGAGGCTTCTGGTAAGGCGGATAAAGATATAACTAAGGTAGTTTTGATTGGTGGTGGTGCTTGTCTTAATAGTTTTATTGATGAGTTACAGTCTCTAATTAGTCTGGTAGTTGAAATGATAGATTTGTCAATAGTATGGTCTGGGGGTAATCCTGAAAATCAAGATTGGAAAACCCTTTCGGCGAACTATGCGTTAGCAATTAGTTTGTTGACAGATGGAGATCAATAA
- a CDS encoding citrate synthase — protein MSDRSIKLVTSKEENQEIELPILEPTLGRPVIDIAGLPKAGFFTHDPGFAVTSSCESKITFIDGMEGKLLYRGYPIENVADKLSFVDTAYLLYHGEVPTEEQSAEYLEQIKHYRMLNERVHRFFDGFHYDAHPMSMLMSLVGSLSAFYPCASDIQHADARYVTALRLLAKMPMIAAGTYRKRHGLPLLYPRHDEGYTESFLRMTFEKPGQDYQVDELAVKAIDQLFILHADHEQNASTSTVRLAGSTGTNPYAAIASGIAALWGPAHGGANEAVLDMLEEIGDVKNISKYIDKAKDKDDPFKLMGFGHRVYRNYDPRAKIIQKVCYDILDRYGNDPRMELARKLEEAALKDDYFIERKLYPNVDFYSGIIYSALGIPKNMFTVLFAVARTAGWIAHWNEMIETGYRIGRPRQLYTGHAERTIS, from the coding sequence ATGAGCGATCGTTCGATCAAACTAGTCACTAGTAAAGAAGAAAATCAAGAAATTGAATTGCCGATTCTAGAGCCAACTTTGGGTCGTCCTGTTATCGATATCGCAGGGTTGCCTAAAGCTGGCTTTTTTACACATGATCCGGGCTTTGCTGTTACTTCTAGCTGTGAAAGTAAAATTACTTTTATCGATGGCATGGAAGGCAAGCTTCTTTACCGCGGCTATCCTATTGAGAATGTTGCTGACAAGCTTTCATTCGTTGACACCGCTTATCTGCTCTATCATGGCGAAGTGCCAACTGAAGAACAAAGCGCTGAATATCTAGAACAGATTAAGCACTATCGTATGCTCAATGAGCGGGTTCACCGTTTTTTTGATGGTTTCCACTACGATGCACATCCGATGTCTATGTTGATGAGCTTGGTTGGGTCACTGTCAGCTTTTTATCCTTGTGCTTCAGATATTCAGCATGCGGATGCCCGTTATGTCACAGCACTGCGTCTTTTGGCGAAAATGCCTATGATTGCAGCTGGGACTTACCGTAAAAGACACGGTTTGCCTTTACTCTATCCAAGACACGATGAAGGCTATACAGAAAGCTTCCTGCGGATGACTTTCGAGAAGCCGGGGCAGGACTATCAAGTAGATGAACTGGCTGTTAAAGCAATTGATCAATTGTTTATTTTGCACGCTGATCATGAGCAGAATGCTTCAACTTCCACTGTAAGACTTGCCGGCAGTACAGGCACTAATCCTTATGCAGCAATAGCATCAGGTATAGCTGCATTGTGGGGGCCAGCACATGGTGGCGCTAATGAAGCTGTGCTGGATATGCTTGAAGAGATTGGCGATGTTAAAAATATCTCTAAGTATATTGATAAGGCAAAAGATAAAGACGATCCATTTAAGTTGATGGGCTTTGGTCACCGCGTTTACCGTAACTACGACCCTCGCGCCAAAATTATTCAAAAAGTTTGCTATGATATCCTGGATCGCTATGGTAATGATCCACGTATGGAACTCGCACGCAAATTGGAAGAAGCTGCGCTGAAAGACGACTACTTCATAGAACGTAAGCTTTATCCGAATGTTGATTTTTATTCTGGAATTATCTACAGTGCTCTTGGTATTCCTAAAAATATGTTCACAGTTCTGTTCGCAGTTGCAAGAACAGCAGGTTGGATAGCTCACTGGAATGAAATGATTGAGACTGGGTATAGAATCGGTCGCCCAAGACAGCTTTATACTGGACATGCAGAGCGCACGATTTCTTGA
- a CDS encoding type B 50S ribosomal protein L31 — protein MKKDIHPNYRPVVFQDAAADFSFLTKSTVETNDTIKWEDGEEYPVVRVDISSKSHPFYTGKQNIVDSAGRVDRFRRKYGKK, from the coding sequence ATGAAGAAAGATATCCACCCTAATTATCGCCCAGTTGTATTTCAAGACGCTGCAGCTGATTTTTCCTTTTTAACAAAGTCAACTGTTGAAACAAATGACACTATCAAGTGGGAAGACGGCGAAGAATATCCTGTTGTTCGCGTTGATATTAGCAGTAAGTCACACCCTTTCTATACTGGTAAGCAGAATATTGTCGACAGCGCTGGTCGTGTTGATCGCTTCCGTCGCAAATACGGCAAAAAATAA
- a CDS encoding L-serine ammonia-lyase: MISIFEMFKIGIGPSSSHTVGPMKAGRLFVQALKDAGVYEQTVRFKANVYGSLSYTGRGHGTDHAIIAGLAGEAPETVDTDAMPQMIAHILQYGEIPQPDRDSVAFDYDADFVFHKDNLPLHENGMILQAFDHDENKLFEKAYYSIGGGFIVDEAHFSESAREVSHPVPYPYQSAKDLMAHCAEHNLRLSTITLRNEAALRSEQEVRDYCVKVWQVMQACIRRGLDNEGVLPGKLRIPRRAPQLRQQLEDSGQHFEQDPMRIIDWLNMIAMAVNEENAAGGRVVTAPTNGACGIVPAVLAYYDRFIHPLTDDQVVRYLLVCSSIGSLYKMNASISGAEVGCQGEIGVACSMAAGGLTDLQGGTASQVCEAAEIAMEHHLGLTCDPVGGQVQVPCIERNAVSSVKAVNAARMALMRKSKPVVTLDEVIKTMYETGKDMSLKYRETSTGGLALHVLC, encoded by the coding sequence ATGATCAGCATCTTTGAAATGTTCAAAATTGGTATCGGTCCGTCGAGTTCGCATACTGTCGGACCGATGAAAGCGGGGCGCTTGTTTGTGCAAGCGCTCAAGGATGCCGGTGTCTATGAGCAAACCGTACGTTTCAAGGCTAATGTCTATGGTTCGCTGTCCTACACCGGACGCGGACACGGCACAGACCATGCAATTATCGCAGGGCTGGCCGGTGAAGCACCGGAAACGGTCGATACCGATGCCATGCCGCAGATGATTGCGCATATCCTGCAATATGGCGAAATTCCACAGCCGGATCGCGATTCAGTGGCGTTCGATTATGATGCGGATTTTGTCTTTCACAAGGACAATTTGCCGTTGCATGAAAACGGCATGATTTTGCAGGCGTTTGACCATGACGAAAACAAGCTGTTTGAAAAGGCGTATTACTCGATTGGCGGTGGTTTTATTGTTGATGAAGCGCACTTTAGTGAAAGTGCGCGTGAAGTATCGCATCCCGTGCCTTACCCGTATCAAAGTGCCAAGGATTTAATGGCGCACTGTGCCGAACACAATCTGCGCCTTTCGACCATTACCCTGCGCAATGAAGCAGCGCTGCGTTCAGAGCAGGAAGTGCGCGATTATTGCGTGAAAGTGTGGCAGGTGATGCAGGCGTGTATCCGCCGCGGCTTGGATAACGAAGGCGTATTACCGGGTAAATTACGTATTCCGCGCCGTGCGCCGCAATTGCGGCAGCAGCTTGAAGATAGCGGTCAGCACTTTGAGCAAGATCCGATGCGGATTATCGATTGGTTGAACATGATTGCGATGGCAGTCAATGAAGAAAACGCTGCCGGTGGGCGAGTCGTCACTGCGCCAACCAATGGCGCGTGCGGTATCGTGCCAGCAGTACTGGCATATTACGACCGCTTTATCCATCCGCTCACCGATGATCAGGTAGTGCGCTATCTGCTGGTGTGTAGCTCAATCGGCAGCCTGTACAAAATGAATGCGTCTATTTCGGGTGCAGAAGTTGGTTGCCAGGGTGAGATTGGCGTGGCGTGTTCGATGGCTGCAGGTGGTTTGACCGACTTGCAGGGCGGTACAGCCTCACAGGTGTGTGAAGCGGCGGAAATTGCCATGGAACATCACCTTGGCCTGACCTGCGATCCAGTTGGCGGGCAGGTGCAAGTACCGTGCATCGAGCGCAATGCAGTGTCGTCAGTGAAGGCGGTCAACGCCGCACGCATGGCACTAATGCGCAAAAGCAAACCGGTGGTGACGCTCGATGAAGTCATTAAAACCATGTACGAAACCGGCAAGGACATGAGCCTCAAATACCGCGAGACTTCTACCGGGGGGCTTGCGTTACATGTGCTGTGTTAG